The following are encoded together in the Capsulimonas corticalis genome:
- a CDS encoding phytanoyl-CoA dioxygenase family protein — MNPFDRQIIADADETGSIGVVYLKRYWSRNMAFRTCGNPSPVTEDDTIAEAVLLAGLRLGIRETLDFLMAATPSFEAFEEWVLTKNDNTIEPERLRRLNGALRGDDTFALETILSEPVLSASDLAFWDEHGYVVVKQAVDREQCQAAVDAICNYTGMSMDEPDSWYKDQIWIPLAHSPALWSNRNSSRIHTAFSQIYKRRDLWMNVDVCGVNPPMRPGYSFRGAPLHWDMTLAPPHCFGTQAILYLTDTAEDQGAFSCVPGFHRRLERWLAELPAGANPRAHAIAELQATPISGDAGDLIIWHQALPHGATPNRAALPRTVQYLNMFPSRFEVNTTWI, encoded by the coding sequence GTGAATCCATTTGATCGGCAAATCATCGCCGACGCCGATGAAACAGGCTCGATTGGGGTCGTTTATCTGAAGCGTTACTGGTCACGCAACATGGCGTTTCGAACATGCGGTAATCCGAGCCCGGTAACGGAGGACGATACAATCGCAGAGGCCGTGCTGCTGGCCGGACTGCGTCTTGGAATTCGGGAGACACTGGACTTTCTGATGGCGGCGACGCCGTCATTCGAAGCATTCGAGGAATGGGTTCTGACCAAGAATGACAATACCATCGAGCCAGAGCGACTGCGGCGATTGAACGGCGCTTTGCGCGGAGACGATACGTTTGCACTGGAGACCATCCTTTCGGAGCCGGTGCTGTCGGCGTCGGACCTTGCATTTTGGGATGAACACGGCTATGTTGTCGTGAAGCAGGCAGTGGACCGTGAGCAGTGCCAGGCGGCAGTGGACGCAATCTGCAATTACACAGGCATGTCGATGGACGAGCCCGACTCATGGTATAAGGATCAAATCTGGATTCCACTGGCGCACAGCCCCGCGCTCTGGTCAAACCGTAATTCGTCGCGGATCCATACGGCTTTTTCTCAGATCTACAAGCGACGCGATCTCTGGATGAACGTGGACGTATGCGGCGTGAATCCCCCCATGCGGCCTGGTTACAGTTTTCGAGGCGCCCCTCTGCACTGGGACATGACCCTGGCGCCCCCGCACTGTTTTGGTACGCAAGCGATCCTTTACCTCACGGACACCGCCGAGGATCAAGGCGCGTTCAGTTGCGTCCCAGGATTTCACCGAAGGCTCGAACGATGGCTTGCGGAATTGCCCGCCGGCGCCAACCCGCGCGCACACGCGATCGCCGAGCTGCAAGCGACGCCGATTTCAGGTGATGCCGGCGACCTGATCATCTGGCATCAGGCGCTGCCACACGGAGCGACACCGAACCGAGCCGCCTTGCCACGCACGGTCCAGTATCTCAATATGTTTCCTAGCCGATTTGAAGTCAACACGACTTGGATCTAA
- a CDS encoding GxGYxYP domain-containing protein, translated as MSKLYRTAAAAIALTGAIIHPSIAGINWPKKQLLPTFAQPAPTQDLISLPTTGSASPKAETVLFSSLKGLVNRTKPRIWTCEGSGDDKYEWLTELGLSYTEPSDPWSLIIKYRQEIKGIIVYDDAQPDTINLATTIAGSSNALVASPDLVAKLTSEPYSLPILKDLRGKFHGRLSVYQYLYDNYWAKTTHRVLTGLDPTAIYGNLREYAVAINSTVLWLDPRKPKEKALLNRYLASMGPGTLYMGWWAEEGSGVRAASAYGIVTCASDWSTNLTNFGGTSRKVEVKPTPAAIPPIENKIYIAFIISDGDNFQYLEHHFHQMWLDPERGKIPMGWTVSPTMLDAMPGVLNYYYKTATDNDCLLCGPSGYGYTYPNYWRDGKALNQFVAKSDEYCNRAGLKIITIWNTITGGIDPKVGESYAKYAPSLLGLTGQHAGRGLKIYDHKLPTFDLTATYCGVMDHLVREVKGGSAGWDGKSPRFLIIQAEPWHGLMPADFVTFVKGLNSNYQIVRPDTIFKMMRSVNQLPTDPLKSK; from the coding sequence ATGTCAAAGCTATACCGCACCGCTGCCGCCGCCATTGCGCTTACTGGCGCAATCATCCATCCATCCATCGCCGGAATCAATTGGCCGAAGAAGCAGCTTCTCCCCACATTCGCCCAGCCCGCTCCGACGCAGGATCTCATTTCACTGCCGACGACGGGAAGTGCGTCCCCAAAAGCGGAAACCGTTCTGTTCAGTTCTCTCAAGGGCTTGGTCAATCGAACGAAACCCCGGATTTGGACATGTGAAGGATCGGGTGATGACAAGTACGAATGGCTCACCGAGCTTGGCCTCTCTTATACGGAGCCCTCGGATCCCTGGTCGCTGATCATCAAGTATCGGCAGGAAATCAAGGGCATTATCGTTTACGATGACGCCCAGCCGGACACAATCAACCTTGCCACCACCATCGCCGGTTCGTCGAACGCGTTGGTGGCGTCCCCGGATCTTGTGGCGAAGTTGACCAGTGAGCCCTACTCGCTCCCGATTCTGAAGGATCTGCGCGGGAAATTTCATGGACGCCTCAGTGTTTATCAGTACTTGTACGACAACTACTGGGCCAAGACAACCCATCGCGTTCTGACCGGCCTCGACCCCACAGCGATTTACGGGAACTTGCGGGAATATGCTGTGGCCATCAATTCCACAGTCCTCTGGCTCGATCCTCGGAAACCCAAGGAGAAGGCGCTCCTCAACCGCTATCTGGCGTCGATGGGGCCCGGAACGCTATACATGGGCTGGTGGGCCGAGGAAGGATCGGGCGTCAGGGCCGCTTCCGCGTATGGCATTGTCACGTGCGCCAGCGACTGGTCGACCAATCTCACAAATTTTGGCGGCACGTCGAGAAAGGTCGAGGTCAAGCCGACCCCGGCGGCGATTCCCCCCATCGAGAACAAAATCTACATCGCGTTCATTATTAGCGACGGCGATAACTTCCAGTACCTGGAGCATCACTTTCATCAAATGTGGCTCGATCCCGAACGCGGCAAAATCCCGATGGGCTGGACAGTGTCGCCGACGATGCTCGACGCCATGCCGGGTGTTCTCAACTACTACTACAAGACCGCCACTGACAACGACTGCCTCCTCTGCGGCCCATCAGGTTACGGCTACACATACCCGAACTACTGGCGCGATGGCAAAGCGCTCAACCAGTTCGTAGCAAAATCCGACGAATACTGCAATCGCGCGGGATTGAAGATCATCACGATTTGGAATACGATCACCGGCGGCATCGATCCCAAAGTCGGCGAGTCCTACGCGAAATATGCGCCATCGCTTCTGGGGTTGACAGGTCAACACGCCGGCCGAGGGCTCAAGATTTACGACCATAAACTTCCAACTTTCGACCTCACAGCGACCTATTGCGGAGTGATGGACCATTTGGTCCGGGAGGTCAAAGGCGGATCCGCAGGATGGGATGGCAAATCGCCGCGTTTCCTGATCATTCAGGCAGAACCGTGGCACGGCTTGATGCCGGCCGACTTCGTCACATTCGTCAAAGGTCTCAACTCCAATTACCAGATTGTGCGGCCGGACACCATCTTCAAAATGATGCGCTCCGTCAATCAGCTTCCGACTGATCCGTTGAAGTCGAAGTAA
- a CDS encoding phytanoyl-CoA dioxygenase family protein — MTTQTQAGSLTEEQISQYDRDGYALWKKPVFSEEKFARLKAIFEENLERYGEDNLDTIHFRDARLLEFLLSDEVLDLVEPVVGPNIGLWSSHFISKPPFTGKATPWHEDSSYWNGRVSTMEGICTVWLALDKTMPENGCMSVIPGTHKNGFSEYEAVSETENIFGTEIKADQFDESSAVYFRLEPNECSLHEARIIHGAKANTSPFRRAGYTMRYFPTSSKVYPERNAGHKIWLARGEDLAGNQYEG, encoded by the coding sequence ATGACAACACAAACACAGGCGGGATCGCTGACGGAAGAACAGATCTCTCAATACGATCGCGACGGTTATGCGCTCTGGAAGAAGCCGGTTTTCTCGGAGGAGAAGTTCGCGCGGCTCAAAGCGATCTTTGAGGAAAATCTCGAACGGTACGGTGAAGACAATCTGGACACGATACATTTTCGAGACGCGCGGCTGCTGGAGTTTCTGCTCAGCGATGAAGTTCTCGACCTGGTCGAACCGGTCGTCGGCCCGAATATCGGCCTCTGGAGCAGCCATTTTATCTCCAAGCCGCCGTTCACGGGGAAGGCGACCCCATGGCACGAAGATTCGTCCTACTGGAATGGCCGCGTCTCTACAATGGAGGGAATCTGCACCGTGTGGCTGGCGCTGGACAAGACGATGCCGGAGAATGGATGCATGAGCGTCATTCCCGGCACGCATAAGAACGGCTTTTCGGAGTACGAAGCCGTCAGCGAAACCGAGAACATCTTTGGGACGGAGATTAAGGCCGACCAGTTCGACGAGTCCAGCGCGGTTTACTTCCGTCTGGAGCCCAATGAGTGCAGCCTGCACGAAGCGCGTATCATCCACGGCGCGAAAGCCAACACCTCGCCGTTCCGCCGAGCGGGGTATACGATGCGCTACTTCCCGACATCCTCCAAGGTTTACCCCGAGCGCAACGCAGGGCATAAGATCTGGCTCGCGCGGGGAGAAGACCTCGCCGGCAATCAGTACGAAGGATAA
- a CDS encoding AraC family transcriptional regulator gives MEIPRLCFSQIAAPCAAFHAAHAIFSSEGQTEVRLHRHDFHEWLVVLEGEARHLVNGEETALRRGQLVLIRPDDCHAIAPRPGGVEFVNVAFPEDVWEDLVRATGLEEEAQEWSESDLAVSLEMTPDQRLNLRAEAMAAVRAYHDRPTRLAFSQFWSAAAGALAQRAEGRDGGSGAAPLWMRNALAWAQSADMDELSLEAFVEASGVSFGHLSRTLKSRIGQTPTEFLNEIRVKRAAYELATTDRDIAAIAFDCGFENLSYFYRRFRQHHGKAPRSYREEARRSLPL, from the coding sequence ATGGAGATACCCAGGCTTTGTTTTTCTCAGATCGCCGCGCCCTGTGCGGCCTTCCACGCCGCGCATGCGATATTTTCCTCCGAGGGCCAAACGGAGGTGCGCCTGCACCGCCACGACTTTCACGAGTGGCTGGTAGTGCTGGAGGGAGAAGCGCGTCACCTGGTCAACGGTGAGGAGACGGCTCTGCGGCGTGGACAGCTCGTGCTGATTCGGCCGGACGATTGCCATGCGATCGCGCCAAGACCAGGAGGCGTCGAGTTCGTCAATGTGGCGTTTCCGGAAGATGTTTGGGAGGATCTCGTGCGCGCGACGGGACTGGAGGAGGAGGCGCAGGAGTGGTCCGAAAGCGATCTCGCCGTTAGCCTGGAGATGACTCCCGATCAGCGCTTGAATCTGCGCGCGGAGGCGATGGCGGCGGTGCGCGCCTACCATGACCGGCCGACGCGTCTGGCGTTCAGCCAGTTCTGGAGCGCCGCCGCCGGAGCGCTGGCGCAGCGCGCCGAAGGACGCGACGGCGGAAGCGGCGCAGCGCCGCTCTGGATGCGCAATGCGCTGGCCTGGGCGCAATCGGCGGACATGGACGAGTTGTCGCTGGAAGCATTTGTCGAGGCGTCCGGCGTCAGCTTCGGGCATCTGAGCCGCACGCTCAAGAGCCGCATAGGCCAGACGCCGACGGAGTTTCTCAATGAGATTCGCGTCAAGCGCGCCGCCTACGAACTGGCGACCACGGACCGGGACATCGCCGCGATCGCATTCGACTGCGGCTTCGAAAATCTCTCTTACTTTTACCGCCGATTCCGCCAGCATCATGGCAAAGCGCCCCGCTCCTACCGTGAGGAGGCGAGGCGCTCGCTGCCTTTATAA
- a CDS encoding helix-turn-helix domain-containing protein — protein sequence MQHQEFEPPEELRGAIKCFWWNRIDFGELLSSFEVLPDGYAEIIFHFGGACCILDNGELQPLPSPFLMGLLDQPVMLSTNRLDIIGVRCFPWTVFDLLGLPSSQDKVRIFEHPIVQLQSALNKQVRDGRIEDALDQLKEYFWNARSRIAIDSMLFDAGIAMREANGAMPIRQVAAAVHATVRTLERKFKQSSGYTVKDVSGLMRFEQVRNQLWLSPNSSIADVAYELGYTDQSHLSREFKRYAGVAPGAFVRKAREAKKL from the coding sequence ATGCAGCACCAAGAATTTGAACCTCCGGAAGAGTTAAGAGGCGCCATCAAGTGCTTTTGGTGGAACAGAATTGACTTTGGAGAGCTGCTATCGAGCTTTGAGGTGCTGCCGGATGGATACGCGGAAATTATCTTTCATTTCGGAGGCGCCTGCTGTATTCTTGACAACGGCGAATTGCAGCCCTTGCCGTCGCCGTTTTTGATGGGACTGCTCGATCAGCCTGTGATGTTAAGCACAAACCGTTTAGACATCATTGGCGTCCGATGCTTTCCGTGGACCGTATTCGATTTGCTCGGATTGCCGTCCAGCCAGGACAAAGTGCGCATATTTGAGCACCCCATCGTCCAGCTTCAATCGGCGCTGAATAAGCAGGTTCGCGACGGCAGAATAGAGGACGCTCTGGATCAACTAAAGGAGTATTTCTGGAATGCGCGGTCTCGGATTGCTATCGACAGTATGTTATTCGACGCGGGGATTGCGATGAGAGAAGCAAACGGCGCCATGCCGATCCGCCAGGTCGCGGCGGCGGTTCATGCGACGGTTCGTACACTGGAGCGGAAGTTCAAGCAATCCTCTGGCTATACCGTGAAGGACGTGTCCGGTCTGATGCGCTTTGAGCAGGTGCGAAACCAATTATGGCTTTCTCCAAATTCCAGCATTGCCGATGTCGCGTATGAGCTGGGCTACACAGATCAATCCCATCTCAGTAGGGAATTCAAACGCTATGCCGGCGTTGCGCCAGGAGCGTTCGTGCGAAAGGCGAGAGAAGCAAAAAAGCTGTAG
- a CDS encoding FAD-dependent monooxygenase has translation MKAAQDHLIYDVVISGAGPVGLFLACELALAKCSVLILEKAENPHSPLKQLPFGIRGLSASTIEALYRRGLLDELKIHQRLKNPHQNAGQGARRHVGHFAGIPLYDGNIDASQWKSRLPTSTSASLISEMEELETVLARRAEALGVEIQRGFAVTDFHQTEDQVTVQSSDYSFQGQWLVGCDGARSIIRKAGGFEFPGTEPEFTGYSTHVDLADPEKLSQGRVVTPQGMYLQSQPGFVVIQDFDGGAFHHTGEPITLKHVQEVLRRISNTEVTISALHIATTWTDRARQAATYRNGRVFLAGDAAHIHAPLGGQGLNLGLGDAMNLGWKLAAAIHNTAPEGLLDSYQAERHPIGAQVLDWSRAQVAIMRPDPHARAVNAIFRDLVNTRDGATYIAGRLWGLFTHYDLGGAHPLVGHSVPNFEFEDGTTIGELMRDGKGILLDFDGNTLLGALASEYDCQMKYVSGRAKEQLDLSTVLIRPDGVIAWASDSEPNEQSIRQATALWFAQ, from the coding sequence ATGAAAGCTGCACAAGATCATCTTATTTACGATGTCGTCATTTCGGGCGCAGGACCAGTCGGTCTATTCCTCGCCTGTGAACTGGCCTTAGCCAAATGTTCCGTCCTCATACTGGAAAAAGCGGAGAATCCGCACTCACCACTGAAGCAACTTCCTTTCGGGATTCGGGGGCTCTCGGCGTCGACGATTGAAGCACTCTACCGACGTGGATTGCTCGATGAGCTTAAGATCCATCAACGCCTGAAAAATCCCCACCAGAACGCCGGACAAGGGGCGCGTCGCCACGTGGGGCATTTCGCCGGTATTCCATTGTACGACGGCAATATCGACGCCTCACAGTGGAAATCTCGCCTGCCAACCTCAACCAGCGCCAGCTTGATCTCGGAAATGGAGGAACTGGAAACGGTCCTGGCTCGCCGCGCGGAAGCCCTAGGCGTGGAAATTCAGCGCGGCTTTGCCGTTACTGATTTTCACCAGACGGAAGACCAAGTCACTGTTCAGTCCAGTGACTATTCGTTTCAAGGTCAATGGCTCGTGGGGTGCGACGGCGCCCGAAGCATCATCCGCAAGGCCGGCGGTTTTGAATTCCCTGGCACAGAACCAGAATTCACCGGCTACTCCACGCATGTAGATCTTGCCGATCCGGAGAAGCTCAGCCAAGGCAGAGTTGTGACGCCGCAAGGGATGTATCTTCAATCCCAGCCAGGTTTCGTCGTCATCCAGGATTTTGATGGCGGTGCGTTTCATCATACTGGCGAGCCAATTACGTTGAAACACGTGCAGGAGGTTCTCCGCCGCATCTCAAACACCGAGGTTACGATCAGCGCCTTGCATATCGCAACGACTTGGACCGACCGGGCGCGGCAAGCCGCAACCTATCGCAATGGACGGGTGTTTTTAGCCGGCGACGCCGCCCATATTCACGCGCCCCTGGGAGGCCAGGGGCTGAACCTTGGACTGGGCGACGCTATGAATCTGGGTTGGAAGCTTGCCGCGGCGATCCATAACACAGCTCCAGAAGGGTTGCTGGACAGCTATCAAGCGGAACGTCATCCGATTGGCGCGCAGGTTTTGGATTGGTCGCGCGCTCAGGTTGCGATCATGAGACCCGACCCACACGCCCGTGCAGTGAATGCAATCTTCCGAGATCTTGTGAATACGCGCGACGGCGCCACCTATATTGCCGGAAGATTATGGGGCCTTTTCACACATTACGATCTCGGCGGCGCCCATCCTCTCGTCGGCCATAGCGTTCCTAACTTTGAGTTTGAAGACGGGACAACGATTGGCGAACTCATGCGCGACGGCAAAGGAATACTGCTTGATTTTGACGGCAATACTTTACTGGGAGCGTTAGCAAGTGAGTACGATTGCCAAATGAAGTATGTTTCGGGCCGGGCAAAAGAACAATTAGACTTGAGCACTGTACTGATACGTCCTGATGGAGTTATCGCCTGGGCTTCTGACAGCGAACCGAACGAGCAATCCATCCGGCAGGCGACTGCTCTCTGGTTTGCCCAATAG
- the ychF gene encoding redox-regulated ATPase YchF, whose product MGFKCGIVGLPNVGKSTLFNALLSTAQAEAANYPFCTIEPNVGRVGVPDERLEKLAAIVNSETIIPTQLEFVDIAGLVRGASKGEGLGNKFLSHIREVDAIVYVLRCFEDGNIIHVENSIDPMRDADIVETELTLADLESLEKRLPALQKRAKTEKELAEQVAVMERVLKVVAEGHPARTTEINDASERRHLEMMQLLTSKPVMYVCNVDEDSAATGNALSAKVAEMAKLKNAPCVVISARIEAEISSLPSAEDKADFLSSLGLEETGLAQIIKAGYRLLDLVTYFTAGPKETRAWTIVKGMQGPAAAGVIHTDFEKGFIRAETIAYDDFIAYNGEQGAKEAGKFRLEGKEYVVQDGDVLHFRFKA is encoded by the coding sequence ATGGGATTTAAATGCGGTATCGTCGGGTTGCCCAATGTCGGCAAATCCACTTTGTTTAATGCGCTGCTCTCCACCGCACAGGCGGAAGCGGCCAACTATCCGTTTTGCACGATTGAGCCCAATGTCGGGCGCGTCGGCGTGCCGGATGAACGCCTTGAAAAACTGGCGGCCATCGTCAATTCCGAGACGATCATTCCGACTCAGCTGGAATTTGTCGATATCGCCGGACTTGTCCGCGGCGCCAGCAAGGGCGAAGGGTTGGGCAATAAGTTTTTGTCGCACATCCGCGAAGTGGACGCTATTGTTTATGTGCTTCGCTGCTTTGAAGACGGCAACATTATCCATGTGGAAAACAGCATCGACCCGATGCGCGACGCCGATATCGTCGAAACGGAACTGACGCTCGCGGATCTCGAAAGCCTGGAAAAGCGCTTGCCTGCTTTGCAGAAAAGAGCGAAGACGGAGAAAGAATTGGCGGAGCAGGTCGCGGTCATGGAGCGCGTGCTGAAGGTTGTCGCCGAAGGCCACCCGGCGCGCACAACCGAAATCAATGACGCCAGCGAGCGCCGCCACCTGGAGATGATGCAGCTGCTCACTTCCAAACCGGTGATGTATGTCTGCAATGTCGATGAAGACAGCGCCGCCACCGGCAATGCGCTCTCCGCTAAGGTTGCGGAGATGGCGAAGCTGAAGAACGCGCCCTGCGTGGTGATTTCCGCGCGCATCGAAGCGGAGATTTCTTCGCTGCCCAGCGCCGAAGACAAAGCCGATTTCTTGTCGTCGCTGGGGCTTGAGGAAACGGGCCTCGCGCAAATTATCAAAGCCGGCTACCGCCTGCTGGATCTCGTCACCTATTTCACCGCCGGCCCCAAAGAAACCCGCGCCTGGACAATCGTCAAGGGCATGCAGGGCCCCGCCGCCGCTGGCGTCATCCATACCGATTTTGAAAAGGGCTTTATCCGCGCGGAAACCATCGCATATGACGACTTTATCGCGTATAACGGCGAGCAGGGCGCCAAAGAGGCCGGTAAGTTCCGTTTGGAAGGCAAAGAGTATGTCGTGCAAGATGGAGACGTATTGCATTTCCGATTCAAAGCTTGA
- a CDS encoding VOC family protein, whose translation MNKNTICLWYVRDAEEAAQFYAQTFPDSAVVAVHRAPSDFPGGKAGDVLTVHFTVCGIPCFGLNGGDTFKHSEAFSFQIATDDQEETDRYWNAIVGNGGEESMCGWCKDKWGLSWQITPRALTDAFSQGGDVAKRAFEAMMEMRKIDIAKIEAAARGNV comes from the coding sequence ATGAACAAGAACACAATCTGCCTATGGTACGTTCGTGACGCGGAAGAGGCCGCGCAATTTTACGCCCAGACCTTTCCTGACAGCGCGGTCGTCGCGGTTCACCGGGCGCCATCCGACTTTCCCGGCGGCAAGGCAGGCGATGTCCTGACTGTCCACTTCACCGTGTGCGGCATCCCGTGCTTTGGCCTCAACGGCGGAGACACGTTCAAACACAGCGAAGCGTTCTCCTTTCAGATCGCCACCGACGACCAGGAGGAAACCGATCGCTACTGGAACGCAATCGTCGGCAACGGCGGCGAGGAAAGCATGTGCGGCTGGTGCAAGGACAAATGGGGCCTGTCGTGGCAGATCACCCCGCGCGCCCTGACCGACGCATTTTCCCAGGGCGGCGATGTGGCGAAACGCGCGTTTGAGGCGATGATGGAGATGCGGAAGATCGATATCGCCAAGATCGAGGCGGCCGCACGCGGCAATGTGTGA